CATCAATTCTGTGTCCAATGGATAGAGACAAAGGAACTTCATCAAATTCTTTTTTGCTGGTCAAAAAGCTTTCGAACGGAACAAGCTGACCGTCCTCTGCCCATCCAAGCTCTTGCACAGCATCACTCACAGAACTCACCAAACGCACTGTTCCAGACTCCAACTCTGTTGTCCCAATGTTAGGGGAGCTATGGACTCCTACTTCTTTATCTCCTAACATCATATTTTCCCAAAGTAGAAGAGTTGTTTTTGCCTGGTGAGCTAAGCCATCAATCAAATGTAAGCCACAGAAGAGCTGACTTACAAGGCACATCATTGTCTTTTCAGTGGAACTAAAGCCACAATGTTTCTCAACTATCAGTGGTAGGATGTCTGATCTGTATTCAGCGAGGATTTGTTCAAATTTCTTTTCCGAACCAGTCCCAACACCAAAACAGTTTGAAAAGGGTACAAAAATCCATCTCATCTGTTGCATTTCACTACTCGTAACAATTTCATTGATCATTTTCCTGCAAATGTCAACTTGGTAGTTCTCTGGGCATGGGGTTTGCTCTGTGACCCCAGAGTGAACATCAGACTCCTTTAAGCAGAAGTCAGTGGGTCCATTATCTTGGCTAAGCTTGACCGTTTCAGCTGTTTCGATAGAGATGATCTCTTCATCATGCAGAGACCATACAGTCCTTGCATCAGCGACCAGATTTTTCAAACCGGTCTTGCTAACCATCTTCTGACAGTTCATCTTCTCCTCTGTATCACTTGCCTCTTGTATCCCTTTCAAATCCAATTGTCTCTTTGACAATCTTGCAGGTGGAGTAGCTTCTTTTTTCTTGTATTGTCTAGTCACAAGCGGTATTATAAACACTTTTTTTGAAAAGTCTTTATTTGCGACATGTTTCCGTTTAGCCATTCGTTTCAGTTTAGATGCAATATGTATGGCATTTTGACAGCGTTTCTGATTTTGAAAACCTACATTAAAATTATATTTCAGAAtattatagacagtatacatataactcctttttgtattttttgcaaACTTATGAACCTCATACATTACACCATTAGTCAGTAACTGTGCGTCAAGTTTTGTTTTGGATGCCGGTTTGGATCTCACATCAAATTCCACACCTATTTCTTTACACAAGGGGTAGCAGTTTTTCACCACTTTCTCTGCAAAGGGCATCACATTTTCCTTTTTAATTTTGTTGACCAGGACAGACCGAGACAAGGTACATACTTTTCCAATCTGAATATCACTGGGTGACATGTAAAAACATGGCTCCTCTTTGATTAAATTCCCTATAGAGGTGCTTGGGCTATCCTGTTCTGTGTGAACATGAACAACACCTTTACCACCCACATTTACAGCTGTTTGAAGTGGAGCACCAACTTTTGTTGAATTCATTTTAATCTCGCTATCATTTGATTTTGTATCTTCTAACCGATTACAAATAAGACGTTGTTTTGCTGTGTCATATCCATTTTCGGCATATGAATAACCTGCATCAAAAGCGTCAGACCAAATGACAGCTGGGGAtatccccacctcctcctcctctggctTTATATCTACATCCATCTCACACCAACTAAACTAGCTATCTGGGTGACACCCAGGGTCAACTTAAATATAGTTTGGCTAGACCTAGTAATTTACAAGTAGCTGACCAGGCCTATCTCCTTAAGCCTATAAATCAAAGTGAAAATGGGAATATTCTGACGAAATACGTTCTGTAATATTAGATAGTGGTGATTCCAAGTGTAACGTTAGGCCTATACCAACCGACCAAGGGAGTCCACCCACTCTACTTCCCTATGTCTGCATGTAAAAATGAATGTTTATTACACCACAACACCTAATGGGTGCTTTGTGTCCTGAATTACCCCCACACAGCTTATAAAACTAGCCTCAGGCTACCTGACAATCCTAACTTGCATCTCACTGCAGTAATGTTAGATCCAATGAGACTTGGCACACAACATAAACGAATAGTGAGTACCA
This region of Salmo trutta chromosome 29, fSalTru1.1, whole genome shotgun sequence genomic DNA includes:
- the LOC115167561 gene encoding uncharacterized protein LOC115167561 isoform X1, whose amino-acid sequence is MDVDIKPEEEEVGISPAVIWSDAFDAGYSYAENGYDTAKQRLICNRLEDTKSNDSEIKMNSTKVGAPLQTAVNVGGKGVVHVHTEQDSPSTSIGNLIKEEPCFYMSPSDIQIGKVCTLSRSVLVNKIKKENVMPFAEKVVKNCYPLCKEIGVEFDVRSKPASKTKLDAQLLTNGVMYEVHKFAKNTKRSYMYTVYNILKYNFNVGFQNQKRCQNAIHIASKLKRMAKRKHVANKDFSKKVFIIPLVTRQYKKKEATPPARLSKRQLDLKGIQEASDTEEKMNCQKMVSKTGLKNLVADARTVWSLHDEEIISIETAETVKLSQDNGPTDFCLKESDVHSGVTEQTPCPENYQVDICRKMINEIVTSSEMQQMRWIFVPFSNCFGVGTGSEKKFEQILAEYRSDILPLIVEKHCGFSSTEKTMMCLVSQLFCGLHLIDGLAHQAKTTLLLWENMMLGDKEVGVHSSPNIGTTELESGTVRLVSSVSDAVQELGWAEDGQLVPFESFLTSKKEFDEVPLSLSIGHRIDGLFHNSAGVCSIHDDLVEFTSTYGAESSLLAAVVADLEVQQFKAGCRALGLVSKLIIDPLWRALTLKGNVLEMEERYQTLVTKLKEWQEDGRDLVKGNACLFDDIEVPKNLVFDRLTMWTDTDFFELTVQIVELILASFLKVCSMMLPVEPELLSKKNDRFRKDLAILDQLQKAKSNAVSIAIEGMDMCKKNHTWEWLSFLDEPKIVSMRKTFQTV